In Besnoitia besnoiti strain Bb-Ger1 chromosome I, whole genome shotgun sequence, the genomic window TTCATTGATCTCTCCGTCCCCGTCGCGGTCTGCCTCGTCAATCATCTCCTGGAGTTCTTCGTCCGTCAGGTTCTCGCCGAGCTCCTTCGAGACGCGCTTCAAATTCTGAAGCGCATATCACATCAAGAAGGAATGCTCATTCAGCGGAGGAGCTATCTGGACCTGGCGACCCGATATCTCCCTgagtcgcctgcgctgctgccAGAATATCAACGCACCTTGAACGAGATTTTTCCTGTTTCATCATCGTCGAAGAGGCGGAACGCCTTGAGGATTTCCTCGCGCGGATCTCGCTCTGCCTGCAAAAAGACCTCAGAACGAGAGACGCACACAAGCCGTGATGCACATCCACTCGCGCGATGCCTTCTGCGTAACGTCGTACGGGCCACCGCTACAGAGCAAGGAAGGCTCTTTCCGCATACGAAAGGCAGGTCTGAATACGCGCTCACCACTGTTTTTCTCGAGGCACATCTTTTGTGACTCGCTGAGTGCAGCCGGGAAGGAATGGGGTCGCAGCTAGAGAGCGCCCAAACTGGGCAAGCGGCAGGAACTCCCACGCTCGCTGCACGCTGACGTCAAACACAAGTCGCCATAGCTCCCACCCACATCGTTCTCCTAACCATTTTTACGGTCATCAGACTGAGGAACTCTTGAAAATCTACACTTCCCGTTCCATCCTTATCGACGTCCGCGATCATCTTCCGAATCTGAACAGGCGAAAGGGCGGAACAACACAGAGCGCCGCCGATGGTATCGCTGCGTCACCGCCGATGGCATCGCTGCGTCACCGCCGATTCGGGAGCCTTTGAATCCGGCTAGTCGGTCGCTCTTTGAACGCAGCACATCCGCGGCAAAGACAGTCTCCGTGGCCGACGCTTCCAACTCTTTTTCCTCGCATGCCAGTGtgcggcagaggagacaggcggctCCGGTGACCGATCTGGGGGCTCCGAAGCGACCGCGCAGAAGTGGAAGGGGAAACCCGTGTACGACTCAATTTTCAACAAAAAGAAGTCCAAGTCACGCCTGAGGAAAGACCGATTCGGTCACCAGCGGGTCAAGGCACACACGGCATTTACCTCCTCCTTCTTTGGTTCGaagccgagggcgcgcatCGCCACTTTCAGCTCCTTGGCGTCGATGCATCCCGAGCCGTCCGTGTCAAACAAGTCGAAGGCCTCCTTAATCTCCTGCCGCTGCTCTTCTGTCAGCTCCGTCTtcttgcctgcgccgcggcctcgcggtaGAGAGCCTGCTCCCTTTCGATTGTGCTGCACGAACCAAAGGCACACCAGCGAACGCGGCGGATGCCCATGAAAAAACGTGCTCagacggaggccgccgacaaCCACGGGCACTGGAGTCTCTTCACTGCACCGCAGAGGCATCCGGTTGGCCAAGCCTCGGCCTgcaagcagcagctgctgcctgtgCATATTTCTGCCAGGGTAAAGACCCGCGAACCACGGAAGACGACCCAAATGGGTCCTCGATCGAGGTCCCACCTTCCCGGTTCCTGAGCGCGAAACTGAAGGCGAGGAAAACAGGAGCATAGTCTTATCCGCCAGCTTCTCGTGAATGAGACTGAGCCGCTGGTGAGGACCGGCGGCTCGAACGGTGCACCTTTTCACATTAACGGCCGCAGAAAAGCTGTGGAGAAAATACGGCACCCGCCACCGAAAATCTGCGATTGTGGAAGTATACAGATAGACAGAAAGCAGTGCTGTCTGCACCGAAATTTCGAGCTCAGACCATCCACCAGAGCCACGCGGTTCACAGGCCGGATAGGTGCCGGTATCGCAGCCACGACACCCACCAAACGCGAGAGTGGGCGAGACACGTCGAAGGGCCTCCAGGCACTTGAATGAGATTTGAAGCGGAAGTTCTGACACCGCGTGGCTGTCTTACCATCTTTCATGCAGCATTGGTCGCGAGCGCAGGTGTAATGACAGCCGCCAGCGGAAAGAGCCGGCAAAACTGGGTGTGCTGCTGTGCAAAGTGTCAGAGGAGCCGAAAAAAGCCCGCGCAGTTGTTGCGCCAGAGGCCGGAAATGCCACGGCCTGCGCGTACCGCAGAGTGCCTGTTTGGCTGGTGGAAACGTCAGGTTATCGTTAACCAGGAATTGCTAAAAAAGACAAGATTGTCTGCGACCACCTTTGCCGGCATGCATGGATCTACAGATGAATGCGCGGTTCAGCTGCGTAGCCCGGCGGATACGGTGCTTCCGACCCCACCAATACCACCGAGCCTGTGTTCGCGTGTGCAACTGGTGGGCAACTACGGCAGTCTATGGAAACGGCTGAACTGCTGTTATTGGACATCCACTTGAGGGAATCGCACGCGGATaaggctctctgcgccggttTAAGCCTCTGGCATGCCTCATTCGAGTTGTTTTGCTCCGACATGCCACGCCAGCAACGTCATGCGAGTGTCCTACGGCAGTACACAATGTCTAGAAGGATATCGATTTGATTCGCGACGTTGTTCACCGCTGGCAAGTTGGCAACATCGGAGTCAACCAGCACGAGCTCCAGCGTGCAGTTATTTAGGGCACGCAGTTTCCTTGAAGAGGACCTCGACGCATATGGTGTCATGTTCAGTGAACCTGACAGGGactgctttttttttcgttgaGGTAAGCACTTCCCGCGGAAGAGAGAGTGGCGCGACGCGCCACGGCTtggcgtcgcggcctcgctgccgcaaAACTGTAGGATCCGATGCGTACAAGTGTACGCATGTGATAGACGTCTCTGACGGATGCGAGACGAGCGGTAGCGATTGTGGCTGTGAATCGGCAGGTGTCACAGATGCTTGATAGTCTAAATGGTTTCCGTGTATCTCTCAATCTTGCAGAGGACTTTAGCTTTCCAACGCGAGTCAGCTTCTCTCGTGAGGACGCCACAGCAGTGGCTCAAGTTTCGCAGTCGTGGGAGACGCGTGTCGTCACATAGCAGTAAATCTCAGCGCTTTTCTCGTCCTCATGTTCATTTCGTATCCTTTTGTATGCTGGGTGGTGATGTGGCGGGGACGCCGTTTGGGCGTACTGCTTACGTGGTGTAGGCCAGCTACCTTTGTCGTTGTTGGCCTGTTTGCTTACGTGGTGTCATCGGCTGTAGAGGCAGTAGCCGCGGCGGCCAATACGTCCGTTGGGAGCGTAGATTTCGACCTCGGCCCTCGTCATCAAGACCCGTCGACCATGCATTTTCGGGCTGTCGTTCCGGCGGCGTCATTCCCCTCGAGTTCATCGCTGTACAACCGCCTCTTCGTTGCCAGAGAGTTCctccggcagcgcgccgctggcgttgAGCTGTCGAGATCACAAGAAACCGAAGGCATACGTGGCATTTTGGAAAGCAAGGCCTACCAGAAAATTCTACAGTACCCCGGAGAACTTTGGCCGGGCGAACACGATGAGAGTCGtaagcgcggcgacgacgtaTGCTAGAAAAGTGGCTCTTTTAGATCGTCAAcagcgcgctgtcgccgcgcatgcCTTGAACCCCACAGCAGGCCGTATTTATCTCGTTCCAAGTGGGCGTGAGGACGAATGTGTTTCCTCATTGCGCAGTCTCATTTCGGTGCTTTTGTTCCGCCTTGCGAAGCGTGACTCTGACTCTCAGCTTGTGCCGACAGGTATCGCGGCGCCCCGGGCTTCGTGAGGTGTTTTGAGTCCTGGCGCAGCCGGAAGTGTGTTGTGACAGGCTGCACCTTCTGTCTTCTGTTTCTTGTTTGTAGGTTTCCCTCCCGTAGCAGAGTTTGACTGGGGTCATCTGTCTCAACAACCCGTGCCCGGGTTCGAGGTTCAGCCGCTGCCCCCATGGATGCAGCCCGCAGATCCTTCTCAGGCAGAAATTGCGCCGTCCTACGTGCACGTGCGCGACGCGTCAATGCTGCTCAACGCAGCGTGGTTTTCGTCTCCTTGTGCTTTTCGATCAACGGGTCAGGCAGAGCAGGCGGCCAGTGAATGGGCTgaagcagacgcctcgctgccccgGCTTCCGGACATTCACGAAGTGGCAGAACAAACCCAAGTGGGCAAAGTGCCGCGGCTTCCAGTCAAGCTCTTTAGCCGTAAGTCTAAGCACGTGGTCATGTGAGCCCTACAGTATATCTCATGGGTGGACGGCTAAATGGTGCTCGTAAGCTTTTTCgggggtttagggtttagggttggAAAGGATAAGCGTGCCTCGCTCAACACCTAGCCCGCCCGGTGTCGTGtacagacgcggaggcgcgctcgcctccctttCCACGGAGGGCGTCTACGGAGGTCGGGGGCCGTCGGTTGCGCATGAGAAGTCGCTTCACCTTTTCTGCAGGCCAGTCCTAATTTTCagtcggcgcctctgcgacgtATCGTGCATTCATTGTGCTTGTGTAGAATTGACCGTTCATACATGCGGGTTTCCTGCGCTGTGGTGACTTTCTCATCCGTGCAGCCGCAGTGGATCCCCGTACAAAACGGCCGTTGAACCCTATTTTGTTTGTTGGGTGCCGGCTGGACGGTGCGGCAGAGTTGGGGTCTAGCCAGCACTGCGCTAGCGCACCAGCGTTCCCTCGTTTTCACGTGAGGGGCCGCGGTGTGCTGGGCAGGTGGGGACCGAAtcacgcggcggacgcgctgtTGACAGCCCGGAATCCTGAAAACGGGAAGCTTCAGGTAGGTTCTCTGCTGCCGTTCACTCTCATGCGGGGCAAACATGGAGGGACAAACAGTTGGGCTAGCGTGTCTTTCGGTACCTGCTaccagagaggagaagcggtCGTTTTCTGAGACATTCGAAGGAGAGGGACTGAGCACTGCACATCACAGAGTGTGTGCTGTGGCGTGCGTACAGGTGGCTCTCATCCGTCGAACGGATGGAAGTGGAAGATTTGCAATGCCAGGCGGATTTGTAGACCCTACAGATGGCCCGTTCATCGTTACGCCAACTGTGCGCGAATTTTTGGAGGAGGCGGTTTCAtacgaagaggacgcagacacagcagACAGCCAGCGTCTTTATGAGGAGACTTTGAGCGCTCTGCGAAATGTATTCGGGTTTTTTTCCAGGGACAAAAGCACCGGTGCAATCGTGTGGGAGAGTGAGCAGGCAATTAAGTGGGGGAACCTCATATACGCCGGCTATGTGGATGACGAAAGGAACACTGAAAACGCGTGGATGGAAACCATAATTCTTCACTGGCATGTTAGCGCTCAAGATTACGCGCGACTGCATCTTCAGGCAGGAGACGATGCTTCGCTGGGGTCTGGTAAGGATGAGAGTCGTGTGACACAAGTTTATTTTTGTAACGCTACAGTTAAGTTGGTAGCTTTGGAGAGTACATTTCCACGGCGGATGTATCGTTGTGCCTAGCAGTGTGGCAGCTCGTTTTATGTGCCCGTGGCCGGTAACAGTGCAGTCAGGTCAGTCACAGGCACGTGCTCTTCACGGTTCCCGGTTTTATCACTGCAGCGCATGGACTGTGTGTGGTACGCGCGTTGTGGTTCAGCCGCGTTCTACGACATCGACGGCGATCCGCACCTTGTTGCTCTTGGCGTTGACCCGCTGAAAGATTTATACGCCTCTCACTCGGCCTTCTTGGTGAAGGTCATCGAACAGCATTTTCCAGATGAGGCTTACTTGCTTGCAAAAGCAGCTTgagtggcggcgccgcgcgcgacgaaggGTGTTTGCCGAATTTCGACTCGTGGCTTCGCGTCCATGAGAGTGCGAGTGAACCGTAGGACGCCACCCGTCAGGATCTTGTACCGTGGATCATTTATTTAGGTTAGGTTGGTCGTGTTTTAGGTAGACATTTTTTCGCTCGTGCGCCTCCGGACATGTTTGGCGTTGGCGAGGAGCTGAACGAACAGCTGGGACGGCGCCGGCTTAGAGTTACAGTTTGGTACCAGTTTGCTGTGAGAGGGTGCAGCAGCAACGTTTGTGTGTGTAGGGACGGAGCTGTGGTGATGTAAATGGGAAAGAAAGCATACATGAACTCAGGTGCACTTCCATTTAAAGTTTACACCGCGTCCGTGTTGCATAGTTGGAGTCTATAGCACTGGCTATCTTCTTTTGTGTACTAGTGTCTTGCTTGCGTTAGCGGACAAGGCGAGGAAACACAGTTCGTTGTCACCTGGAACGGTCCGGCAGTGCAAGGTGTGTCGACTACTTTTGAAGAGAGTAGCGTGAGGCGAAGACTGGCACTGCTCCTGTACTGCGGACCGTCTGACGGCGGCCATATGCGGTAGTTG contains:
- a CDS encoding centrin (encoded by transcript BESB_005940), encoding MLHERCFSAAVNVKRCTVRAAGPHQRLSLIHEKLADKTMLLFSSPSVSRSGTGKHNRKGAGSLPRGRGAGKKTELTEEQRQEIKEAFDLFDTDGSGCIDAKELKVAMRALGFEPKKEEIRKMIADVDKDGTGSVDFQEFLSLMTVKMAERDPREEILKAFRLFDDDETGKISFKNLKRVSKELGENLTDEELQEMIDEADRDGDGEINEEEFIRIMRKTNLF
- a CDS encoding nudix -type motif 9 isoform a family protein (encoded by transcript BESB_005950) → MHFRAVVPAASFPSSSSLYNRLFVAREFLRQRAAGVELSRSQETEGIRGILESKAYQKILQYPGELWPGEHDESRFPPVAEFDWGHLSQQPVPGFEVQPLPPWMQPADPSQAEIAPSYVHVRDASMLLNAAWFSSPCAFRSTGQAEQAASEWAEADASLPRLPDIHEVAEQTQVGKVPRLPVKLFSPAVDPRTKRPLNPILFVGCRLDGAAELGSSQHCASAPAFPRFHVRGRGVLGRWGPNHAADALLTARNPENGKLQVALIRRTDGSGRFAMPGGFVDPTDGPFIVTPTVREFLEEAVSYEEDADTADSQRLYEETLSALRNVFGFFSRDKSTGAIVWESEQAIKWGNLIYAGYVDDERNTENAWMETIILHWHVSAQDYARLHLQAGDDASLGSAAFYDIDGDPHLVALGVDPLKDLYASHSAFLVKVIEQHFPDEAYLLAKAA